One Fibrobacterota bacterium genomic window carries:
- a CDS encoding MarR family transcriptional regulator: protein MGQNIQMEIKQRKPFATKEEELFLNILRTSDQLMRGLADVLKPADLSGTQYNVLRILRGAVPDGLACGEISDRMVTRDPDITRLLDRLEKRGLVARSREKTDRRIVTARITEAGLELLKKMDDTVTRMHKAQLGHLDLKALDALIKLLEQAREKPASH from the coding sequence ATGGGACAGAACATCCAAATGGAAATCAAGCAGCGCAAGCCTTTCGCCACCAAAGAGGAAGAGCTGTTCCTGAACATCCTGCGCACGTCGGATCAACTGATGCGCGGCCTGGCTGACGTGCTGAAGCCCGCCGATCTGTCGGGAACCCAGTACAATGTCCTGCGCATCCTGCGCGGCGCGGTCCCCGACGGCCTGGCTTGCGGCGAGATCAGCGATCGCATGGTCACCCGCGATCCGGACATCACCCGCTTGCTCGACCGGCTGGAGAAGCGCGGCCTGGTGGCGCGCAGCCGCGAGAAGACCGATCGCCGCATAGTCACCGCGCGCATCACCGAAGCGGGCCTGGAGCTGCTGAAAAAAATGGACGACACCGTGACGCGCATGCACAAAGCGCAATTGGGCCACCTGGACCTGAAGGCCTTGGATGCGCTCATCAAGCTGCTGGAGCAGGCCCGGGAAAAACCCGCATCCCACTGA
- a CDS encoding DUF2156 domain-containing protein, translating to MAEDLQEPTGELARARELVLRHGWNAAAYQILNPGMRLWFSRQGDAVAGYAEWGRVRVVAGAPVCPPERLAAVSAELEADARAQGSALCYFGAGARLEALLGRAGGYSPIQLGAQPVWEPADWPGILARRPSLRAQLNRARNKGVTVGEWPRERASASPELRRCLREWLAHRRMPSMHFLVEPQTLGRLWDRRIFVAERAGAPVGFLVASPIPARKGWLTEQFVRDKDAPNGTAEALVDAAFRAAAAAGAVYVTMGLSPLSHLAGEGRGTDPLWLSLLFKWLRAHGSRFYNFRGLENFKSKFVPARWEPIYAICNLPGFTPRVLLAISAVFGGISPFRFMALGLAKAAKQEAGWIWSAGLRFWPRSFMRKLF from the coding sequence ATGGCGGAGGACCTGCAAGAGCCTACAGGCGAACTGGCCCGGGCGCGGGAATTGGTGCTACGCCATGGCTGGAACGCCGCCGCCTATCAAATCCTCAATCCCGGCATGCGTTTATGGTTTTCCCGCCAAGGGGACGCGGTCGCCGGGTACGCGGAGTGGGGGCGCGTGAGGGTCGTGGCCGGGGCCCCCGTTTGCCCGCCCGAACGTTTGGCCGCGGTGTCGGCGGAACTGGAGGCGGATGCCCGCGCGCAGGGATCGGCGCTCTGCTATTTCGGGGCGGGCGCCCGGCTCGAAGCCCTCTTGGGGAGGGCTGGCGGATATTCCCCGATCCAGTTGGGGGCCCAGCCGGTTTGGGAGCCTGCGGACTGGCCGGGGATCCTGGCGCGCCGGCCTTCGCTGCGGGCCCAGCTCAATCGGGCCCGTAACAAAGGTGTTACCGTCGGCGAGTGGCCCCGGGAACGGGCCTCCGCTTCCCCGGAATTGCGGCGCTGCCTGCGCGAGTGGTTGGCGCACCGCCGCATGCCGTCCATGCATTTCCTGGTGGAGCCGCAGACATTGGGCCGGCTTTGGGATCGCAGGATCTTCGTCGCCGAGCGCGCGGGGGCTCCCGTGGGTTTTCTCGTGGCTTCGCCGATACCGGCCCGGAAGGGATGGCTCACCGAGCAGTTCGTGCGGGACAAGGACGCGCCCAACGGGACGGCGGAAGCCTTGGTGGACGCGGCTTTCCGCGCCGCCGCGGCCGCGGGAGCCGTTTACGTGACGATGGGACTCTCGCCGCTTTCCCACTTGGCCGGCGAGGGGCGCGGAACCGATCCGCTCTGGCTGTCCCTGCTTTTCAAATGGCTGCGCGCCCATGGGAGCCGGTTCTACAATTTCCGGGGGCTGGAAAACTTCAAGTCCAAATTCGTCCCCGCCCGTTGGGAGCCCATCTACGCCATCTGCAACCTTCCGGGCTTTACGCCCCGCGTACTGCTGGCCATCTCGGCCGTGTTCGGGGGGATTTCCCCCTTTCGCTTCATGGCCTTGGGGCTCGCCAAGGCGGCCAAGCAGGAAGCCGGATGGATATGGTCGGCCGGGTTACGCTTTTGGCCGCGTTCCTTTATGCGCAAGCTATTTTAG